One window of Chloroflexota bacterium genomic DNA carries:
- a CDS encoding alpha/beta hydrolase — MSSFLADDQNPIFYSDTGGQKPAIIFIHGWTSAGSHWVGITTALRRWYRCIAIDLRGHGRTPGQGELTISRLAKDLHQLIEHLKLDKPTIVGWSMGGLTTFEYARQFGVANLKSIVLVDQTPCMQTSTEWTMGLFGAYTPDHITSMRQLFESQQRRVLRRFAMGVVHPNRTLLRFATWLTSPYRRNYDRKALLPLAEDMADRDYRDLLASMDVPILLCYGSQSWLYPGKVGEYLHEHLPQSTLIHFERSGHCPPFEEPVKFVRTLYQFMHQQLPTSA; from the coding sequence ATGTCGAGCTTTCTTGCCGATGATCAAAACCCGATTTTTTATAGTGACACTGGCGGCCAAAAACCCGCAATCATTTTTATCCATGGTTGGACGAGCGCTGGCTCGCACTGGGTTGGCATTACCACCGCCCTGCGCCGTTGGTATCGTTGTATCGCAATCGACTTGCGCGGCCACGGACGCACGCCAGGCCAAGGTGAACTGACGATCAGCCGTTTAGCCAAAGATTTGCATCAATTGATCGAACACCTCAAACTTGATAAACCAACGATCGTCGGCTGGTCAATGGGCGGCCTAACAACCTTTGAATATGCACGGCAATTTGGAGTCGCTAATCTCAAAAGCATTGTGCTGGTCGATCAAACTCCATGTATGCAAACCAGCACAGAATGGACCATGGGTTTGTTCGGAGCCTACACACCCGACCATATCACTAGTATGCGCCAACTGTTTGAGAGCCAACAGCGACGAGTCTTGCGCCGTTTTGCAATGGGTGTTGTGCACCCTAATCGCACCCTGTTGCGCTTTGCCACTTGGTTGACCTCGCCCTATCGCCGCAACTACGATCGTAAGGCGCTCTTGCCGTTGGCCGAAGATATGGCCGACCGCGATTATCGTGATTTGTTGGCAAGTATGGATGTGCCAATTTTGTTGTGTTATGGCTCGCAAAGCTGGCTTTACCCAGGCAAAGTTGGTGAATATTTACATGAGCACTTGCCACAATCAACCTTGATTCACTTTGAACGCAGCGGCCATTGCCCACCATTCGAGGAGCCAGTTAAATTCGTTCGGACACTCTATCAATTTATGCACCAACAACTGCCAACCAGTGCTTAG
- a CDS encoding single-stranded DNA-binding protein, translating into MNVKGTVNRVELIGWLGGEPTQRFLPSGVGVCDFSVATKRFGSKDEQGEQTFDTEWTTIEAWNGLGDICQDRLHKGSRVRVVGSLHTRSWEDKENGQRRSKTVVRADEVLFLDAYGNDE; encoded by the coding sequence ATGAACGTTAAAGGAACCGTAAATCGCGTTGAATTGATCGGCTGGCTGGGTGGCGAACCAACCCAACGTTTTTTACCATCGGGAGTTGGGGTCTGTGATTTCAGCGTAGCAACCAAACGCTTTGGCAGCAAAGATGAACAAGGCGAACAAACCTTCGACACTGAATGGACAACCATCGAAGCTTGGAATGGTTTAGGCGATATTTGCCAAGATCGTTTGCACAAAGGCAGCCGGGTGCGGGTGGTTGGTAGCTTGCATACCCGCTCGTGGGAAGACAAAGAAAATGGTCAGCGTCGTTCCAAAACCGTCGTTCGGGCCGATGAAGTGCTGTTTCTCGATGCCTATGGCAACGACGAATAG
- the topA gene encoding type I DNA topoisomerase, translating into MDHKLVIVESPAKAKTIQKYLGAGYRVMASMGHVRDLPKSKIGIDIDNDFTPVYEISEGKDKLIAELKREIKTADAIYLATDHDREGEAIAWHILQAANIGKRKPVYRITFNEITKDAIQHAIRNPREIDANLVDAQQARRVLDRLVGYKISPILWAKVRRGLSAGRVQSVAVRMVVEREREIEIFVPKEYWTIEVDLSPTGLKKLGKHDIFRAILHARNGKKLDKFAIPSKDTADAVLAALEGANYLVGTVTRKDKRRSPAPPFITSTLQQEASRKLGFSSKRTMQVAQKLYEGVDIGGKDGTVGLITYMRTDSTNVSVDAQTEARTLITELYGKEYAPAKPNIYKTKAKGAQEAHEAIRPTSVVRRPDQLKAALGRDEFRLYDLIWKRFMASQMAAAIFDSTSVDIGAGAGIKTAAGAPFTFRATGSVLKFNGFLAVYNVSLDEGDEDEDKEALLPPLNEGQALDLHDLFGEQHFTTPPPRYTEATLVKQMESEGIGRPSTYAPTISTIVAREYVELVEKKLMPTTLGRVVTDLLVEHFKDIVDYNFTSDMEQRLDDIAEGQRRWVPVLREFYDPFAVRLHAAETEMRNVKREEIKTELPCPQCGTHLVIKWGRNGEFLACSRYPECSWTGDLERDGDGGIHIASQPEIFGNTNCPECDNPMSLKKGRFGPFLACNNYPTCKGIRKVRAQGKDFVVIPPPKPTEEKCPKCNRPMVQKEGKFGPFLSCTGYPECRSIVRLTPNDAPTCPQCGEGKVVAKRARGGRTFFSCTRYPDCTYASNALPVAVSEEVA; encoded by the coding sequence ATGGATCATAAATTGGTGATTGTTGAGTCGCCAGCCAAAGCAAAAACTATTCAAAAATATCTGGGTGCTGGCTATCGCGTTATGGCGAGTATGGGCCATGTCCGTGATTTGCCCAAGAGTAAAATTGGCATTGATATTGACAATGATTTTACCCCTGTCTATGAAATTAGCGAGGGCAAAGATAAGCTCATTGCCGAATTGAAGCGTGAAATCAAGACTGCTGATGCCATCTACCTCGCAACCGACCACGACCGCGAAGGCGAGGCGATTGCTTGGCATATTTTACAAGCAGCCAATATTGGCAAACGTAAGCCGGTCTACCGTATTACCTTTAATGAAATTACCAAGGATGCGATTCAGCACGCCATTCGTAACCCACGCGAAATTGATGCCAACTTGGTCGATGCCCAACAAGCGCGACGGGTGCTTGATCGCTTGGTCGGCTATAAAATTTCACCAATTTTGTGGGCCAAGGTGCGACGCGGGCTTTCGGCTGGGCGGGTGCAATCGGTTGCCGTGCGTATGGTGGTTGAGCGTGAGCGCGAAATCGAAATCTTTGTGCCCAAAGAATATTGGACAATTGAGGTCGATTTATCCCCAACTGGGCTGAAGAAACTTGGCAAGCATGATATTTTTCGGGCAATTTTGCACGCTCGCAATGGCAAAAAGCTCGATAAATTTGCTATTCCCAGCAAAGATACTGCTGATGCAGTTTTAGCCGCTTTAGAAGGGGCAAATTATCTTGTTGGTACGGTTACCCGCAAGGATAAACGCCGCTCGCCAGCACCACCATTTATTACCAGTACCCTGCAACAAGAAGCCAGCCGCAAGCTTGGGTTTAGCTCTAAACGCACCATGCAAGTGGCGCAAAAACTGTATGAAGGGGTCGATATTGGCGGCAAAGATGGCACAGTTGGTTTGATTACTTATATGCGTACCGATTCAACCAACGTTTCAGTTGATGCCCAAACCGAGGCTCGCACGCTGATCACTGAGTTGTATGGTAAAGAGTACGCTCCCGCCAAACCCAATATCTACAAAACCAAGGCTAAAGGTGCTCAGGAAGCTCACGAAGCGATCCGCCCAACCAGCGTGGTGCGCCGCCCTGATCAATTAAAAGCAGCGCTTGGCCGTGATGAGTTTCGGCTTTACGACTTGATCTGGAAGCGCTTTATGGCTTCGCAGATGGCGGCGGCAATTTTCGATAGCACTAGCGTCGATATTGGGGCTGGAGCCGGAATCAAAACTGCTGCTGGAGCGCCATTTACCTTTCGCGCAACTGGCTCAGTGCTCAAATTCAATGGCTTTTTGGCAGTCTACAACGTCAGCCTCGACGAAGGTGACGAAGACGAAGACAAAGAGGCCTTGTTGCCGCCGCTGAATGAAGGTCAAGCCCTCGATTTGCATGATCTATTCGGCGAGCAACATTTCACTACGCCACCACCACGCTATACCGAAGCAACCTTGGTTAAGCAGATGGAAAGTGAAGGGATTGGCCGCCCATCAACCTATGCGCCGACGATCTCAACTATCGTTGCCCGTGAATATGTTGAGTTGGTCGAAAAGAAATTGATGCCCACCACCTTAGGCCGGGTTGTAACTGACTTGCTGGTTGAGCACTTCAAAGATATTGTCGATTACAACTTTACTTCGGATATGGAACAGCGGCTTGATGATATTGCTGAAGGCCAACGGCGTTGGGTGCCAGTGCTGCGCGAATTTTACGATCCGTTTGCTGTGCGCTTGCATGCTGCCGAAACCGAAATGCGCAACGTCAAACGCGAAGAAATTAAAACTGAATTGCCATGCCCCCAATGTGGCACTCATCTGGTGATCAAATGGGGCCGCAATGGCGAATTTTTGGCTTGTTCGCGCTATCCTGAATGTAGCTGGACAGGTGATTTAGAGCGCGATGGCGATGGCGGGATTCATATCGCTTCGCAGCCTGAAATTTTTGGCAACACTAATTGCCCAGAATGCGACAACCCAATGAGCCTCAAAAAAGGTCGTTTTGGGCCGTTTCTCGCTTGTAACAACTACCCAACTTGTAAAGGTATTCGCAAGGTACGGGCACAAGGCAAAGATTTTGTGGTGATTCCGCCGCCCAAACCAACCGAAGAGAAATGTCCCAAATGTAACCGCCCAATGGTGCAAAAAGAGGGCAAATTTGGGCCATTCTTATCGTGCACCGGCTACCCTGAATGCCGCTCGATTGTACGATTAACGCCCAACGATGCCCCAACCTGCCCACAATGTGGCGAGGGTAAAGTCGTCGCCAAACGTGCGCGTGGTGGCCGTACCTTCTTCTCTTGCACGCGCTACCCCGATTGTACGTATGCCAGCAATGCCTTACCTGTGGCGGTTTCCGAAGAAGTAGCCTAA
- the cobS gene encoding adenosylcobinamide-GDP ribazoletransferase, whose translation MVIKHLAEALRFLTILPIPGKPALSEQALVRSMVAFPLAGTLIGGLVVATWFGATWLWGATTGSLCAILTWGAITSGLHLDGIADSADALFSWRSRERKLEIMKDSRIGTMGAIALISILLLKWLFVLGCGDLAWRALIVAPTLGRWVDIIGIFWFPPAAEGGLGRTFHDHTRRSDFWWATSCAGLVATGLLWWWAGLIFAVVIVAIIIIARWMVRSLGGLTGDTYGALCEIAEMLVLAVVAALVNHQVL comes from the coding sequence ATGGTGATCAAGCATCTAGCTGAGGCGTTGCGTTTTCTCACAATCTTGCCAATTCCAGGCAAACCTGCGCTCAGCGAACAAGCCTTAGTCCGTTCGATGGTGGCTTTTCCACTGGCTGGCACGCTGATTGGCGGTTTGGTTGTGGCGACATGGTTTGGGGCAACTTGGCTGTGGGGCGCAACTACTGGCAGTTTATGTGCAATTCTCACCTGGGGGGCGATAACCAGCGGCTTGCATTTGGATGGCATTGCTGATAGTGCCGATGCGCTGTTTAGCTGGCGTTCGCGTGAGCGTAAGCTCGAAATTATGAAAGATAGCCGAATTGGCACGATGGGCGCAATCGCATTAATTAGTATTTTGCTGCTGAAATGGCTGTTTGTGCTTGGTTGCGGCGATCTTGCTTGGCGAGCATTGATTGTTGCGCCAACGCTTGGCCGTTGGGTCGATATTATCGGGATTTTTTGGTTTCCGCCTGCGGCTGAAGGGGGGCTTGGGCGCACATTTCACGACCATACGCGACGCAGCGATTTTTGGTGGGCGACGAGCTGTGCTGGTTTGGTTGCGACGGGGTTGCTCTGGTGGTGGGCTGGGCTAATTTTTGCCGTCGTGATTGTGGCTATCATCATCATTGCCCGTTGGATGGTGCGCTCGTTGGGTGGCTTAACTGGTGATACCTATGGGGCGCTTTGTGAAATTGCCGAAATGCTGGTGTTGGCAGTGGTGGCAGCTTTAGTTAATCATCAAGTGCTTTAA
- a CDS encoding acyl-CoA dehydrogenase family protein, giving the protein MELNEELRMLRETVRDFAVKEIKPIAREVDEAERVPFETIRKAGNLGLLGIPFPEEYGGADAGIVGYCILQEEINRYCASTGTIIGAHAQLCGMSIFLSGNDEQKSRYLSKLNEGKLLGAWALTEPNAGSDAASITTTATQDGDDWIINGGKMWITNGSFADVIVVFASTNRERGARGGISAFIVEKDFAGFKVGKVEEKMGLRASHTASIFFENCRVPAKNVLGEIGAGFGVAMKTLDIGRCGLGASALGSAKEAYDLALHYSVERQQFGRPIADFQAIQIKLAEMRTKIYAMEQMVYHCAALVDAKKPATLESSMVKLFCTEAASQIIDEAIQIYGGMGFSREVPLERMYRDARVTRIFEGTNEIQKYVIAGEELKKLGHKIKM; this is encoded by the coding sequence ATGGAACTCAACGAAGAGCTACGCATGTTGCGTGAAACCGTGCGCGATTTTGCGGTCAAGGAAATTAAGCCGATTGCCCGCGAAGTCGATGAAGCAGAACGTGTGCCATTCGAGACAATTCGCAAGGCTGGTAATTTGGGCTTGCTCGGCATTCCCTTCCCCGAGGAGTACGGCGGCGCTGATGCAGGGATCGTCGGCTATTGTATTTTGCAAGAGGAAATCAACCGTTATTGTGCCTCAACTGGCACAATTATCGGTGCACACGCCCAGCTTTGTGGCATGTCGATTTTTCTATCGGGCAACGATGAGCAAAAATCACGCTATCTCAGCAAACTCAATGAAGGCAAATTATTAGGCGCTTGGGCACTCACCGAGCCAAATGCCGGCTCCGATGCGGCCAGCATTACCACCACCGCCACCCAAGATGGCGACGATTGGATCATCAACGGCGGCAAGATGTGGATCACCAATGGCTCGTTTGCCGATGTGATTGTGGTGTTTGCTTCGACCAATCGCGAGCGCGGCGCACGCGGCGGCATCAGCGCATTTATCGTCGAAAAAGATTTCGCGGGCTTCAAAGTTGGCAAAGTCGAGGAAAAAATGGGCTTGCGAGCCTCGCATACTGCCTCGATCTTCTTTGAAAATTGCCGTGTACCCGCCAAAAATGTACTTGGCGAAATTGGGGCTGGCTTTGGCGTTGCCATGAAAACCCTGGATATTGGGCGCTGTGGTTTGGGGGCAAGTGCGCTTGGCTCAGCCAAAGAAGCCTACGATTTGGCCTTGCACTACAGCGTTGAACGCCAACAATTTGGCCGCCCAATCGCCGATTTCCAAGCAATTCAGATCAAATTGGCCGAAATGCGCACTAAAATCTATGCCATGGAGCAAATGGTTTATCACTGCGCGGCCTTAGTTGATGCCAAAAAGCCAGCCACGCTTGAATCATCGATGGTCAAGTTGTTTTGCACCGAAGCTGCTTCGCAAATTATCGACGAAGCGATTCAAATTTATGGTGGAATGGGCTTTAGTCGCGAAGTTCCGCTCGAACGGATGTATCGCGATGCTCGGGTCACGCGGATTTTTGAAGGCACCAACGAAATTCAGAAATATGTGATTGCTGGCGAAGAACTCAAAAAACTGGGTCATAAAATCAAAATGTAG
- a CDS encoding C45 family peptidase gives MYRFLQLIGSPSEIGRYLASVLQRVASPFRSSAWEHDLAFLAECAAIIRHTHSALWDELAAFADAFDAPAERSLFLRAAALPQACSAVAWQHSSGQIFVGRNYDFYINMPTRDLLSTSSSYGYQHIGMNGGLVGGRYDGINQHGLFVGLHKVMADRQEHLQPGVPFHLLPRLALDLCTNTAEVISLFRQLPQLSSFNYTVADRHGHFARLECYPGQPIGVLEADGLLATTNHFDHPDLVRLQGRRQRDDSKAREAFLCTAISHEQGDPWLQTAQAMSDHQVPVCCHKEFSSTLWSGLYELTQQRVAYSFGAPCQVGYRELEF, from the coding sequence ATGTATCGTTTTCTGCAATTAATTGGCTCGCCAAGCGAGATTGGGCGCTATTTGGCGAGTGTGCTGCAACGCGTTGCCTCGCCGTTTCGCTCAAGCGCGTGGGAGCACGATTTGGCTTTTTTGGCCGAATGTGCGGCGATTATTCGGCATACCCATTCAGCCTTGTGGGATGAATTGGCGGCCTTCGCTGATGCCTTCGATGCCCCTGCTGAACGTAGTTTGTTTCTGCGGGCGGCGGCCTTGCCCCAAGCCTGTTCCGCCGTGGCTTGGCAACATTCCAGCGGCCAAATATTCGTTGGGCGTAACTACGATTTTTACATCAACATGCCAACCCGCGATTTGCTCTCCACCAGTAGCAGTTATGGCTATCAGCACATTGGCATGAATGGTGGCTTGGTTGGCGGGCGCTACGATGGCATCAATCAACATGGCTTGTTTGTTGGGCTGCATAAAGTGATGGCTGATCGGCAGGAGCACTTGCAACCAGGTGTGCCGTTTCATCTGCTGCCGCGCTTGGCTTTGGATTTATGTACCAACACCGCCGAAGTGATTAGCTTGTTTCGCCAATTGCCCCAGCTTTCATCCTTTAATTACACTGTTGCTGATCGTCATGGTCATTTCGCTCGTTTAGAGTGCTATCCTGGCCAGCCGATCGGCGTTTTAGAAGCGGATGGACTGCTCGCAACTACCAACCACTTTGATCACCCTGATTTAGTACGTTTGCAAGGCCGCCGCCAACGTGACGATTCCAAAGCTCGCGAAGCCTTTTTATGTACTGCTATCAGCCATGAACAGGGCGACCCTTGGTTACAAACCGCCCAAGCCATGAGCGATCATCAGGTGCCAGTTTGTTGTCATAAAGAATTTTCAAGCACGCTTTGGTCGGGTTTGTACGAATTGACCCAGCAACGGGTGGCCTATAGTTTTGGCGCACCCTGCCAAGTTGGCTATCGTGAATTGGAATTTTAG